The sequence cattttatggaccaaacgactaatcgtgaaaataactgacagatgaatcgatgatgaaaataatcattagttgcagcctttttTCGTTGttctgtaaaaagccactgttgACGTAACAAAACGGTTAGTCGATTAATGGACTAGTTGGTCAACATGCAATTAATAACCAATAATTAAGAGTAATCGATTAAATCattcatcaagaaaaaaagtgagaaatttcctcctcaaatgtgaaaatttgctgcttttttctgttttatatcatatgTTTggttgaatatctttgggttttggagttTTGATTGTGATGgaaacaataaatcaaaacaataagctgtgaaattaatcgataatgaaaatgcttgttagttacagccctacACTTTTGTATTTGAAATTTCTCTTCTGGTTTTTCAGACTCTCTTTTAGATAAAagtaacacacaaaaaacaccaaaaaaacctCAACTTCTCTGTCTACAGAAATATTTGTGCTTCTCTCATCTGGCTAAAATAATCACTGGAAATCAATGTTTTCCACCGTTAACTTCAAACCAAAAGAGCAACGAGATAAAAATGATGCAAGGATGAAGAGCTTTAGCACATCCCTGGTgatcacatttattttaatggtaaatggactgaaCCTATATGGTGACTTTCTAatcttccaaccactcaaagcgcttgTACACTACGAGccacattcatccattcacatacactcatacacCGATGGCAGGGGTCAaagtgccaacctgctcatcaggaggaggcGGGAATCAAACCGTCAATCTCCTGATTGGTGGATGACCCACTCTACcacctgagccacagctgccccgtggtaacactttactttaagtcttCGTCTTTAGCATTTATAAACagcatataaacatttaataaatgactTATAACACACTTTAATATAGTTATAAGCAGACATAAGggcattttaagtgtttatcaATGTGCAGTATTGGAATTATTTGTTtacaaacattaataaacacttatatctgcttacaactacattataatgtgttataaaccatttattaccTGTTTACATGctgattataaatgctaaatagggggacttgaattaaaatgtcaccatcttgatatattcttctaCTTGTCTGGATTTAAAGGCAAAATCAGAGCAGTTCaacagtttaatgtttttaaaaagcacaatgTGTGATGCCAACCACCACTGAAATTCAAACCACAAGACTCAAACCTGCCATCACCCTAAAACTGAAAGACTTCATTGTCTTTTATTGACCTGATTTCTCTTAAGACACTTTCACAAACACTAGAAAGCAACTAAATCGAAGTCATTAAAAGTTTTCTGATGTTGCGAGTTGGTTTAAACCTGTAAAACAGACCTATATTCATGCATTAAGTCAAACTCTAATTATATATATGTCatttatttggtcaaaaataacaaattgaacatttattatttgattaacggactaattgttgcatcttttttctttttaaacgtTTCCACAAACTGTACAAAGACccatttaaaatactttaaattagcCTAACTATGGTaacatgatattttttttccaattcatACACTGAAAGAAGACACTCACTGAAATTATATCTGTGCAAAAACCCCAGATCATCTGCATCTAATGGGGAATTCTTAATAAACTGAGGTTGACTTGTGGCCTGACCTGCAGCGTGTGACCAAAGGCTTCCCAAAGGCACATAAGACTACAGTTCAAAGCCAAAAACCAGCAGCCATGGGGCGTGATTAAAACACCAGCAGTCTGTTCCGGTCAAACAAAATTATCACCTAAAATCAGTAACATTTACTTAAATTACTGCAAGAAaccatgaagaagaaaaaagaagatgatgTCACCTACCAGGCAGGGAGGAATGGAGAAGGTTGAGTGTAAATGAGGTTTGTGCTCATTTTGAAGCAGTTGAAACTCTTTAAGGAGAGCAGAGATCCAcccctggagagagagagagagagagagagagagagagagagagagagagagagagggatagagagagagagagagcaatatGGCAATAAATGCATTGAAGGAAGAGGCAGGCTGGGGCAATGTAGGATTTAAAAATCAAGTTATTCAATGTTAATGTTCCAATTAGAATCTGGATAAAAATATCTGATATTACCAATAGTTTTATATGGAGATGAGGTCTGGGGCCCGCTCAGTAGATTGCAGCATGGCTCATGGGACAAACACCCAATAGAGGCCCTCCACACTGAATTCTGTCAAAGAACTCCAAACgtttaaaaggaaaacatcaaATAACGCCTGCCGAGCAGAACTGAGACATTTCCTGTTACTGTTAAACACCCAAAAACGGACAATAACATTTTGGACTAAATCTAAATTCAAGTCTAAAAGTCAACACTTCCATTCAAAACACTAAAAACCCCAAGAGCTGAACCCTGATAAACAGCCCCGTCAGTCAGCTGATAGTGAAGCTAACCAACCAGGCTCCCACCAGCACtgattcaaaacaacacaattttttaaaactactcATTTGgagaaatgagacaaaaacccaAAGTAGACTAAACTGTTATTTGACTctaaacagtaaatataaattGGCTGAGtgtctcctctctgtcactACTACTCTGTCatactgtgacaaaaaaaaaaacaaaaaacaaaaaacaaaatatacacacacacacacatatatatatatatatatatatatatatatatatatatatatatacaactCCTAATAATATACTACTGTCATTTCTGTCACTACTACAATCTCTAGCGAACATTTAATTTTGGCACTCTTGACATTCCGTAGTATTTACATCCTGATAAACCAATATGGCGTCAGGCGGTTAGCGAGACAGCTGATTAtgtgcacattttttaaattattattattttaagcaCATATTTAAGGGTTTTGCCGACACAGTTGTTTAGAGCTAGGttttaaaataatgtcaaaCTGCTTTGAAGTCGGTCAACTGTGCGTGTTTCGGTTGGAAGGATGGTAGTCAGTTTGCTCTGACAGGCAGCAGCTTCGTCATCTGTGAGCCATGACGGAGGTGGAGGAGCTGCGGCCGGTTCCCCGGGAGCGGGCCATCCTGGAGAGCTTCTTCACGCAGCTCGGTCTGTTTTCTTTCGACCGGGCCAAGGACTAcgtggagaaggagaaggacaACAGCAGGAGCGCCGGAGCCGCTGGGGCCATCTGGGCCGCGCTGCTGGCCGCGCTGGCTCACCTGGCCGCCGCGGAGAAGGCGTACCACAACATGACCTTCCTGGGACAGAAGATGGGTAATTAATCCCGATTATAACCACAACATGACTGCTTATGATTATGCCAAAGGGTGGGGAATACtaattttgtcagtttttaattACAGGTTACTCAGAAGCATTAATTTGGATAGTAGAAATTTGCTCTAATACCAGTAAAGGACAGGTTTACACATTtacaagtgtgtcttaaaacaacagtcaggtgtccatatgaacagtgaaagaggttttcctcgctgtaatcattcctcctgttcatactggctgttaaaaatCCCCTTCAAAGagctttcaatggaagtgatggaggccaaaatccacagtgtgtccacacagtcattttaaagtctctgtgaagtttatatgaggcttcagcagtctgagttagtcatatcaagtggatatctgacacatttacagtcttttttagcatcaaattcactctttgtgtttccttggacagtgtttccctgttgagctgcaggtggaagtatagtaacaaaaagagggtactaaaaagactgtaacattaaaagatatctacttgatttgactcagtTGGACGagtgaagcttcatattagcttcagataaactttgaaatacattttttgcacagaaggaggactgtggattttgtcctccatcacttacaggaatgataacagcaagaaaaacctctttctctgttcatttggacacctgactgttgttttgagacaAACTAGATAAACCTTTTGCAGCAGGTGAATCACCAAGCATTCTTCTATCcaaaaaatggagagaaatatTAACTGGAAGTTATCAGAAGAAGTTAGACCAGGGAATACCAGACCTTCTTGTTTAGTGTCTTTAACAACTTTCACACCTTTTATAAGTCAATAAGGGTCAAAACTATAAACTAGGAAGATGCACTCTATTCTTTTTATCCCCTGAAATATTTCTAAAACATTATCTAACTGTCTATCACACAATAGAAAACAGTTGTATTAATGTTCAAATAACAGGCAAAGTTTAAACACTTAAAGTCTTATTACTTTAGTTTGATCATGTGTGAGGTCATAGCAGTCTGACAGCTACACATTTCCACCACTAGATGGCGATGTAGCACATAAATATCAAAGAAAACTCAACTGTTTCTATCTGTCTCTATATACACAGCAGTTgacatcttcctctctctctctgcaggcgGCCAGTCCTTCTTCAGCCGCAAAGACTCCATCCGAACCATCTACACCTCCCTGTACAACGAGCTGAGGAAAGTGGTGACGATGGGGCGCCACAGCCAGCCGGGCTCCGCCTCCTACCTGGAGGACCTGCTGTCACACCTGTCAGAGCAGCTCTGCCACTTCACCCAGGCCCGCATGGAGATGGCCGACCTGTACGAGAAAATGCATTCTCTGGGCAGCCAGAAGAGCATCAACTCAGACGAGCTGGTCACCACGCTGGAGGCCGTCCTGCACAAATACAGCTCCAAgtgtgtatctgtttacagactaacaaagtacatttaatcaaaTACTTATGTGCAATAtttaggtacttgtacttcacatgaatatgtcattttctgactttttacttaattttagtCCTTAATTGAGTCCTTTAAGTCTTTTTAAGTgacaaaaaagaccaaaaatatCCTTACTTGAAGTAgatttagctgataatactgtGAGATTTTTATAGTGTGGTGTTAACtccttttatttaaataaatgtttgaatacTTCTTCCGCCACTGATACCTGGTTTGGCCTGGAttataataaacacaaaggTATTAGTGAGATAAAAGATAGAACTTTGTAAAGGAGAGGATGACATATTGGGGTTGGAGAAGGAGAACTTTCTGCTTAATCTAGCAAATGTAGGATTCCACATCTTTCCCCAGAGACATGTCAGCGAAATCGTGTCCTGCGACTGTAGCAGGAACACAAACCGCATGATTGAACTGTTGACTGAATTGCAGCAGGTTGCAGTATGACACACCACACATCACTAGTTTGACCGTGCACTGAAGGATGAAGGTGATGCCCTCTGCAGCAGATCTGGAGAAATAAATGGACAGCAaatacagaatgtgtgtgtgtgtgtgtgtgtgtgtgtgtgtgtgtgtgtgtgtgtgtgtgtgtgtgtgtgtgtgtgtgtgcaggctgaGCTCACACTCGGATCCAAACTTTAATGCGAAGAGGCAGCTGTTTCTAGGTCACGACAAATTAGGCCAACctctgtgtttgcatttgtttgcttgtgtttaaTTACcaacctcctcttcctcgctcTCTCAGATTCCACCACCCCATCCTGGGCCGCGTGGAGGAGAGCTTCCAGACCGAGGTAGACGTGGTGACCCAGTTACTGCGCTGCCAGGCCCAGGTATCCGAGTGGCATTTCCTGCCAGCTCTGCTCAGCCTGCATGGCGCCAACTCCAAGCTCACCGCCTGGGGCCAGCTGTTCCAACGGCAGAAAGAAACCCGCAAGCATCTGTTCGGAGGTCAGTCCCAGAAGGCCGTGCAGCCTCCTCACCTGTACCTGTGGCTGCAGCGCTTCCAAGCGGCGCTGCTCGCCAAGTTCAGCTTCTACTTCCACGAAGCCCTGAGCAGGCAGACAGCTCCGGCCGACATGAGAGCCCTGACCGCCCGCACCACGCCGGACTACCACGGCAAGATCTGCTCCTTCATCCGCAAACACGACGCCAGCAACGTGTCTCTGGTGTTTGACAACCGCGGCTCAGAAAGCTTCCAGGGCCACGGCTACCACCACCCGCACTCGTACCGAGAAGCACCGAAGGGTGTGGAGCAGTTCCCCGCCGTGGTGTCCCTGCCGTCAGGAGAACGCCCGCTCACGCACTGGCCTAACGTCATCATGATGATGGGGGACCGCGCCGCCGAGCTCAACACTCTGGACAAGGTGGTGCACTTCTATGACGATAAAGTCCAGAGCACCTACTACCTGACGCGGCCCGAGCCACACTTCACTCTGGTGGTCATCTTCGACGGCAGGAAGTCGGAGAAGGATTTGCACATCGCCGCCTTCCTGCAGGAGATCTCGGGCTCGCTGAGAAACTCCAAACCCTTCAGCACCCTCAAACCTGGGTCGAAGGGCtgaacttcacacacacacacacacacacacacgcctgaTGAAACTCAACTAATACGGAACCCGTTTGCTCGAATCATTTCTCTTCTATCTTCTTTgtgaaaagttgttttctgTGGTCCAACGACTGGTTGATTCAGCGGTCCTTTTATGTTGCTTTGAATCTCATTTTGCCAAAAATATTCCAGACCAAAGACATGCACCACTTGTGTAGTGTTTCCCTCCCACAAAGGATCACTCTGTGAATTTATTTTACTCACTGATTCTTAGGCCAATGACAGCATAACACACGCCTCCACCTTGTGAGGAATAGATGCGCTGCTAGTGCTCCATGCctttgtttaattaatttataaaggattttaattattttgcatCAATTaccattttaacatgttttttttttttttttttaatgatactgtttaaataaaggtttgagATGATTGCACACCTGGCTTTAATTcctcaaaatgtaaatgttgttagtgctgcaactaatgattattttcttgatgaattaatcagttgtttggtctataaaatgtcagaaaatggttgaAAATGCCCAAGATTCAacctgaaatgtcttgtttggtctcaaccaacagtccaaaacctaaaagtattcagttta is a genomic window of Thunnus albacares chromosome 23, fThuAlb1.1, whole genome shotgun sequence containing:
- the kics2 gene encoding KICSTOR subunit 2, with the translated sequence MTEVEELRPVPRERAILESFFTQLGLFSFDRAKDYVEKEKDNSRSAGAAGAIWAALLAALAHLAAAEKAYHNMTFLGQKMGGQSFFSRKDSIRTIYTSLYNELRKVVTMGRHSQPGSASYLEDLLSHLSEQLCHFTQARMEMADLYEKMHSLGSQKSINSDELVTTLEAVLHKYSSKFHHPILGRVEESFQTEVDVVTQLLRCQAQVSEWHFLPALLSLHGANSKLTAWGQLFQRQKETRKHLFGGQSQKAVQPPHLYLWLQRFQAALLAKFSFYFHEALSRQTAPADMRALTARTTPDYHGKICSFIRKHDASNVSLVFDNRGSESFQGHGYHHPHSYREAPKGVEQFPAVVSLPSGERPLTHWPNVIMMMGDRAAELNTLDKVVHFYDDKVQSTYYLTRPEPHFTLVVIFDGRKSEKDLHIAAFLQEISGSLRNSKPFSTLKPGSKG